A single genomic interval of Euwallacea similis isolate ESF13 chromosome 2, ESF131.1, whole genome shotgun sequence harbors:
- the LOC136417823 gene encoding probable 4-coumarate--CoA ligase 3, whose translation MIFEDGVIRTPDLKFDEKCGGIGKVLFDSCKKYYNRIAVINTVTEEWDTYSDLLIKCMGTASALRKRGLQPQNIIALCSNKENINASIPLIAAQFLGCISFSVDPCHTVEECAEFFEQVPPKIVFTAGFQKEFLENKEQFLPIDIKDLNTTSMIHFSSGSTGTPKAICLSHYYLLALEFCQGFGATVVGPNDHQLNNQPMGSCYNKDASISFEEGFFKSGDLVYFDEDFCLHILDRIKNVLRWNNRFVFLYHVERMLLSYPAVNNAIVIGIPHKREGERMMGVVQLKEDANVVTEEELTNYVNQRVEDHKRLREGVTFVKSFPTTITGKVNRLKLKQMILQN comes from the exons ATGATTTTCGAAGACGGAGTCATCCGAACTCCAGATCTCAAATTTGACGAAAAATGCGGCGGTATTGGCAAGGTTTTGTTTGACTCTTGcaagaaatattacaatagAATTGCAGTG ATCAACACCGTAACTGAAGAATGGGACACGTACTCGGACCTCCTGATCAAATGCATGGGGACCGCCTCGGCCCTCCGAAAACGTGGATTGCAACCCCAAAACATCATTGCGTTGTGCTCGAATAAGGAGAACATAAATGCGAGCATCCCCCTTATCGCAGCTCAGTTTTTGGGGTGCATTTCTTTCAGTGTGGACCCTTGTCACACAGTGGAGGAATGCGCTGAGTTTTTCGAGCAAGTCCCACCGAAAATCGTCTTCACCGCTGGT TTCCAAAAGGAGTTTTTGGAGAACAAAGAACAGTTCCTGCCGATTGATATAAAAGATTTGAACACTACTTCTATGATACATTTTAGTAGTGGAAGCACTGGTACTCCTAAGGCTATATGTCTTAGTCACTATTACCTCCTTGCGTTAGAGTTTTGCCAggg ATTCGGAGCCACAGTGGTGGGGCCAAATGATCACCAACTCAACAACCAGCCGATGGGTTCG TGCTACAACAAAGATGCCTCAATATCTTTTGAAGAAGGCTTCTTCAAGTCGGGAGATTTGGTCTACTTTGACGAAGATTTCTGCTTGCACATTTTGgacagaattaaaaatgttttaag ATGGAACAACCGCTTCGTGTTCCTATATCACGTTGAAAGGATGCTGTTAAGCTATCCAGCAGTGAACAATGCTATAGTGATAGGGATTCCACATAAGAGGGAAGGAGAGAGGATGATGGGAGTCGTGCAGCTAAAGGAAGATGCAAATGTTGTGACGGAAGAAGAGTTGACTAATTACGTGAACCAGAGGGTTGAAGATCATAAAAG ATTGCGAGAAGGAGTCACTTTTGTTAAGAGTTTTCCGACCACCATCACGGGAAAAGTAAACAGACTCAAATTAAAACAGATGAtactgcaaaattaa